The following proteins are encoded in a genomic region of Salminus brasiliensis chromosome 25, fSalBra1.hap2, whole genome shotgun sequence:
- the LOC140548023 gene encoding cyclin-dependent kinase 5 activator 1-like, with the protein MENPCSISLPAEVTPGQEDKKRSSKKRPITLLLPATLPAKRTKISTSPPEDDVENPQAGPSTSTTIPPEAVSDQAKVAATPKKVRRNPSTSELPRLFGEFLCQRCHLIQDLSWEEPIAWIRFVDRFFYKAGWQPHRFITASSLVFLYMLCRDTISADVASKEELKATLLSCFYVSIAYVGSEVSYPARLFISDGNRTAFWDRTLGIAKCMSEKMLQLNTDPQYFSKVVADLKNRKDR; encoded by the coding sequence ATGGAGAACCCCTGCTCCATCTCCCTCCCGGCTGAGGTGACACCTGGACAGGAAGACAAGAAGAGGAGCAGCAAGAAGCGCCCCATCACCCTGCTCTTGCCTGCAACTCTTCCAGCCAAGAGGACGAAGATCTCGACGTCTCCCCCTGAAGATGACGTGGAGAACCCGCAGGCTGGCCCTTCAACATCCACGACCATACCACCTGAGGCTGTATCAGACCAGGCCAAGGTTGCAGCCACACCTAAGAAGGTCCGTAGGAACCCCTCCACCAGCGAGCTGCCCAGGCTGTTTGGAGAGTTCCTGTGTCAGCGGTGCCACCTGATCCAGGACCTGTCTTGGGAGGAGCCTATTGCGTGGATTCGCTTTGTGGACCGTTTCTTCTACAAAGCTGGATGGCAACCGCACCGCTTCATCACTGCAAGCAGCTTGGTCTTCCTCTACATGCTGTGCCGTGACACCATCTCCGCTGACGTCGCCAGCAAGGAGGAACTGAAGGCCACGCTTCTGTCCTGCTTCTACGTTTCCATCGCCTACGTTGGCTCAGAGGTCAGCTACCCAGCCAGGCTCTTCATATCGGATGGGAACAGGACGGCCTTCTGGGATCGCACTCTGGGAATCGCCAAGTGCATGAGCGAGAAGATGCTGCAGCTCAACACCGACCCGCAGTACTTCTCCAAAGTTGTTGCTGACCTGAAGAACAGGAAGGACCGTTGA